One genomic region from Magallana gigas chromosome 3, xbMagGiga1.1, whole genome shotgun sequence encodes:
- the LOC105340605 gene encoding meiotic nuclear division protein 1 homolog has product MSKKRGLSVEEKRSRMMDFFFEKKDFFQLKELERQCQKEKGITSMSVKEILTSLVDDGMVDTDKIGTSVYFWAFPSKASQNRKRKLDDLTNRINDLDEKRRILADNVKKAKIGKENSEERSQLLKDLEEKKQEKTSLLKEIEKYRECDPEVLESVRKQTGEAKEAANRWTDNVFSTKSWIKNKFQFEESVIDKQFGIPEDFDYIE; this is encoded by the exons ATG TCGAAAAAGCGGGGATTAAGTGTGGAAGAAAAAAGAAGCAGAATGATGGATTTCTTTTTCGAGAAG AAGGACTTTTTTCAACTGAAAGAATTAGAAAGACAGTGTCAAAAAGAAAAGGGAATCACTTCAATGTCTGTAAAGGAAATTCTTACTAGTTTAGTGGACGACGGAATGGTTGATACTGATAAGATAGGAACTTCTGTTTACTTTTGGGCTTTTCCAAGTAAAGCTAGTCAGAAT agAAAACGAAAACTAGATGATTTAACAAACAGGATCAATGATTTGgatgaaaaaagaagaatattGGCAGACAATGTAAAGAAAGCTAAAATAGGAAAGGAAAATTCA GAAGAGAGATCTCAATTACTGAAAGACTTGGAGGAGAAGAAGCAAGAGAAAACTTCATTGttgaaagaaattgaaaagtATCGAGAATGTGATCCTGAAGTTTTAGAGTCAGTGAGAAAGCAGACTGGAGAAGCCAAAGAAGCAGCTAACCGCTGGACAG ATAATGTTTTCTCCACCAAGTCatggattaaaaataaattccagtTTGAGGAAAGTGTTATTGACAAGCAGTTTGGAATACCTGAAGATTTTGACTATATTGAATGA